A single genomic interval of Argopecten irradians isolate NY chromosome 8, Ai_NY, whole genome shotgun sequence harbors:
- the LOC138330287 gene encoding NADH-cytochrome b5 reductase 3-like isoform X2: MGFQAAHAIPVVIGIGVVAVTAILAKVFLFGKKKKALVTLEDPNTKYSLKLIDKEEISHDTRRFRFALPTPEHILGLPVGQHIYLTARMDGQLIIRPYTPVSSDDDKGFMDLVIKVYFKNVHPKFPEGGKMSQYLEAMSIGDYIDVRGPNGLLKYTGPGEFNIRPDKKTAPSTFTAKKVGMIAGGTGITPMLQLVRQVFKDPKDKTELSLLFANQTENDILLRTELEDIAAEHPDRFHLWYTLDRPGDGWTYSKGFVSADMIKEHLPGPEDGTMIIMCGPPPMINFACIPNLEKLGYSPEMRFAY; the protein is encoded by the exons ATGGGGTTTCAAGCAGCGCAT GCAATTCCTGTAGTGATCGGCATTGGAGTCGTAGCTGTCACAGCAATCCTAGCCAAAGTGTTCCTGTTTGGGAAGAAGAAAAAGGCCTTGGTTACGTTAGAGGACCCTAACACCAAGTACTCACTAAAACTCATTGACAAAGAG GAAATCAGCCATGACACCAGAAGGTTCCGATTTGCTCTGCCAACTCCTGAACACATCCTAGGACTTCCTGTCG GTCAGCACATTTACTTGACCGCTCGCATGGATGGTCAGTTGATCATTCGGCCATACACACCAGTGTCCAGTGATGATGACAAAGGATTCATGGACCTTGTCATCAAG GTGTACTTTAAGAATGTCCACCCCAAGTTTCCCGAGGGAGGCAAGATGAGCCAGTATCTGGAAGCTATGTCCATTGGAGACTACATTGATGTACGAGGACCAAACGGACTTCTCAAGTACACCGGCCCTG GTGAATTTAACATCCGTCCCGACAAGAAGACCGCACCAAGTACTTTCACGGCTAAGAAGGTTGGGATGATTGCCGGTGGAACAGGTATCACTCCGATGCTACAACTCGTCAGACAGGTGTTCAAGGATCCCAAGGACAAGACTGAACTGTCTCTGCTCTTCGCTAATCAG ACCGAGAACGACATCTTGCTTAGGACTGAGCTAGAAGACATTGCTGCTGAGCACCCTGACCGATTCCACCTTTGGTACACATTGGACCGACCTGGGGATG GATGGACCTACAGTAAGGGTTTCGTGAGTGCTGATATGATCAAGGAACACCTTCCGGGCCCTGAAGATGGAACTATGATCATAATGTGTGGACCTCCCCCAATGATCAACTTCGCATGTATCCCGAACCTTGAGAAACTCGGATACTCTCCAGAAATGAGATTCGCTTACTAG
- the LOC138330287 gene encoding NADH-cytochrome b5 reductase 3-like isoform X1, with product MSQQEAWAIPVVIGIGVVAVTAILAKVFLFGKKKKALVTLEDPNTKYSLKLIDKEEISHDTRRFRFALPTPEHILGLPVGQHIYLTARMDGQLIIRPYTPVSSDDDKGFMDLVIKVYFKNVHPKFPEGGKMSQYLEAMSIGDYIDVRGPNGLLKYTGPGEFNIRPDKKTAPSTFTAKKVGMIAGGTGITPMLQLVRQVFKDPKDKTELSLLFANQTENDILLRTELEDIAAEHPDRFHLWYTLDRPGDGWTYSKGFVSADMIKEHLPGPEDGTMIIMCGPPPMINFACIPNLEKLGYSPEMRFAY from the exons ATGTCACAGCAAGAAGCATGG GCAATTCCTGTAGTGATCGGCATTGGAGTCGTAGCTGTCACAGCAATCCTAGCCAAAGTGTTCCTGTTTGGGAAGAAGAAAAAGGCCTTGGTTACGTTAGAGGACCCTAACACCAAGTACTCACTAAAACTCATTGACAAAGAG GAAATCAGCCATGACACCAGAAGGTTCCGATTTGCTCTGCCAACTCCTGAACACATCCTAGGACTTCCTGTCG GTCAGCACATTTACTTGACCGCTCGCATGGATGGTCAGTTGATCATTCGGCCATACACACCAGTGTCCAGTGATGATGACAAAGGATTCATGGACCTTGTCATCAAG GTGTACTTTAAGAATGTCCACCCCAAGTTTCCCGAGGGAGGCAAGATGAGCCAGTATCTGGAAGCTATGTCCATTGGAGACTACATTGATGTACGAGGACCAAACGGACTTCTCAAGTACACCGGCCCTG GTGAATTTAACATCCGTCCCGACAAGAAGACCGCACCAAGTACTTTCACGGCTAAGAAGGTTGGGATGATTGCCGGTGGAACAGGTATCACTCCGATGCTACAACTCGTCAGACAGGTGTTCAAGGATCCCAAGGACAAGACTGAACTGTCTCTGCTCTTCGCTAATCAG ACCGAGAACGACATCTTGCTTAGGACTGAGCTAGAAGACATTGCTGCTGAGCACCCTGACCGATTCCACCTTTGGTACACATTGGACCGACCTGGGGATG GATGGACCTACAGTAAGGGTTTCGTGAGTGCTGATATGATCAAGGAACACCTTCCGGGCCCTGAAGATGGAACTATGATCATAATGTGTGGACCTCCCCCAATGATCAACTTCGCATGTATCCCGAACCTTGAGAAACTCGGATACTCTCCAGAAATGAGATTCGCTTACTAG
- the LOC138330288 gene encoding LOW QUALITY PROTEIN: NAD-dependent protein deacylase sirtuin-5, mitochondrial-like (The sequence of the model RefSeq protein was modified relative to this genomic sequence to represent the inferred CDS: deleted 1 base in 1 codon), which produces MNILSNCRLSLRRLLPRTTMASGNPQKDIFAEFDRLGAMLGFTKPKGRPSSSMSDFREHFSKSKHIVVLTGAGVSAESGVPTFRGAGGFWRKWQAQQLATPEAFARDPSLVWEFYHHRREVMNSKEPNKAHIAIAECEKRLAGQNRRVIVITQNIDELHRRAGTNNILELHGSLFKVRCTKCEEVTVNRDSPICAALAGKGEPNPEAKDAAIPVEKLPRCKKENCKGLLRPHVVWFGESLDQAVLESAYKELEECDLCLVVGTSSVVYPAAMFAPSVASRGVPVAEINMEETDVTAGLGFHFQGPAEASGSIVPEALAKHESEQ; this is translated from the exons ATGAATATTCTATCAAACTGCAGGCTGTCACTACGCCGTCTACTTCCTCGTACGACAATGGCGAGCGGAAATCCACAAAAGGACATCTTTGCAGAGTTTGACAGACTCGGAGCAATGCTGGGATTTACTAAG CCAAAGGGACGACCCAGCTCCAGCATGAGTGATTTTAGAGAGCATTTCTCCAAATCTAAACACATAGTTGTACTAACAGGGGCAGGCGTTAGTGCAGAGAGTGGAGTTCCAACTTTCCGAGGGGCTGGTGGATTCTGGCGCAAATGGCAAGCTCAG CAACTAGCCACCCCAGAAGCCTTCGCCAGGGATCCCTCATTGGTCTGGGAGTTCTACCATCACAGACGAGAGGTCATGAACTCAAAGGAACCAAATAAG GCCCACATCGCCATAGCAGAATGTGAAAAGAGACTTGCTGGGCAGAATCGTCGTGTGATTGTCATTACACAGAATATCGATGAGCTACATCGTCGGGCCGGAACTAATAACATCCTTGAACTCCATG GAAGTCTGTTCAAGGTCAGATGTACAAAGTGTGAAGAAGTGACAGTCAACAGGGATAGTCCTATCTGTGCAGCCCTGGCTGGTAAAGG GGAACCTAATCCAGAGGCAAAAGATGCTGCCATACCTGTAGAAAAACTCCCAag ATGTAAGAAAGAGAACTGTAAAGGACTGTTACGACCCCATGTGGTCTGGTTCGGTGAATCATTGGACCAGGCAGTTTTAGAAAGTGCATATAAAGAACTGGAGGAATGTGATCTCTGTTTAGTG GTTGGAACCTCTTCAGTTGTGTACCCAGCGGCCATGTTTGCTCCGTCTGTAGCAAGTCGTGGTGTTCCTGTGGCAGAAATAAATATGGAAGAAACTGATGTCACAGCAGGTTTGGG ATTTCACTTCCAAGGACCAGCT GAAGCATCTGGAAGCATTGTACCGGAAGCTTTAGCAAAACACGAATCTGAACAGTGA